One Paenibacillus sp. FSL W8-0186 genomic window carries:
- the alaS gene encoding alanine--tRNA ligase, protein MKSSEIRSKWLEFFASKGHKIEPSASLVPHNDPSLLWINAGMAPLKPYFDGRVKPDNPRMANSQKCIRTNDIENVGKTRRHHTFFEMLGNFSIGDYFKEEAITWAWEFLTSKEWIGFDPERLSVTVYPEDEEAFKLWNEKIGLPAERIIKLEDNFWDIGEGPCGPCTEIFYDRGDAYGDLSDPDCTPGGENERFLEVWNLVFSQFNHNKDGSYTPLPNKNIDTGAGLERFASILQNVNSNFDTDLFMPIIQETAKISGVKYGANEDSDVAMKVIADHIRTVAFAVADGVLPSNEGRGYVIRRLLRRAVRYGKTLGLDKPFMYNLVKTVGDIMGSYYGDVVAKRDFIEKVIRTEEERFHETLSDGLAILSEISEQAKKEGRTVISGADAFKLYDTYGFPLDLTEDFAAEHGLTVDREGFESEMAGQRERARAASHKGGSMSVQGGVLADFTTKSDFVGYNELETSTRILAIIVNDEFAGVLSAGESGQVILESTPFYAESGGQVSDKGVILSELGSADVNGLFKAPRGQHVHQVTVNSGELRVGSAVTAQVDRKLRSEILKNHTATHLLHKALKEVLGEHVNQAGSLVEPQRLRFDFSHLGSISPEELAEIERKVNEQIWNALDVVIEYKPIDEAKAMGAMALFGEKYGDIVRVVQVGDYSLELCGGCHVSNTAEIGLFKLISESGIGSGVRRIEAVTGRGAYMYMDGQLELLKQSAALLKSNVNEVPKRIEALYQQLKELGRENESLQGKLSAIEAGELTSRIVEAGGTKLLAARVEAASMDMLRTLADELKVKVPDAVLVLGAAMEDKVNFVVAVPQEQVKRGIHAGKLVKEVAAVCGGGGGGRPDMAQAGGKDVSKLEDALKLAEELVAAQG, encoded by the coding sequence ATGAAATCAAGTGAAATTCGTTCCAAATGGCTGGAGTTCTTCGCCAGCAAAGGACATAAAATCGAACCGAGCGCATCTCTCGTACCTCATAATGATCCTTCCCTGCTGTGGATCAATGCAGGAATGGCTCCGCTGAAGCCTTATTTTGACGGCCGTGTAAAACCGGATAATCCGCGCATGGCCAATTCGCAGAAGTGCATCCGCACTAACGATATTGAGAATGTCGGAAAGACGCGGCGGCATCATACTTTTTTTGAGATGCTGGGCAACTTCTCGATCGGCGATTATTTTAAAGAAGAAGCCATTACTTGGGCCTGGGAGTTTCTGACGAGCAAGGAATGGATCGGATTTGACCCTGAGCGTTTGTCCGTAACGGTCTATCCGGAGGACGAGGAGGCGTTCAAGCTGTGGAACGAGAAGATTGGCCTACCTGCCGAGCGAATCATTAAGCTGGAGGACAACTTCTGGGATATCGGCGAAGGACCATGCGGTCCCTGTACGGAAATTTTCTATGACCGCGGCGATGCATACGGCGATTTGTCTGACCCGGATTGCACGCCGGGTGGAGAGAATGAGCGATTCCTGGAAGTGTGGAACCTCGTCTTTTCGCAGTTCAATCATAATAAAGACGGCAGCTATACGCCGCTGCCCAATAAAAATATTGATACCGGCGCAGGGCTGGAGCGGTTCGCATCCATTCTGCAGAACGTGAACTCCAACTTTGACACGGACCTGTTCATGCCAATTATTCAGGAGACCGCCAAAATCTCCGGAGTCAAATACGGTGCGAACGAAGATAGCGATGTGGCCATGAAGGTGATCGCCGACCATATTCGCACGGTTGCCTTTGCCGTGGCTGACGGGGTGCTTCCATCCAATGAAGGCCGCGGATATGTCATCCGCCGCTTGCTGCGCCGGGCTGTCCGTTACGGGAAGACACTGGGTCTTGATAAGCCGTTCATGTACAACCTCGTTAAGACGGTTGGCGATATCATGGGAAGCTATTACGGCGATGTCGTGGCAAAACGGGATTTCATCGAGAAGGTAATCCGCACGGAGGAAGAGCGGTTCCACGAAACGCTGAGTGACGGATTGGCAATTCTCTCTGAGATCAGCGAGCAAGCCAAGAAGGAAGGACGCACGGTGATCAGCGGCGCGGATGCCTTTAAGCTGTATGATACGTATGGATTCCCGCTCGATTTGACCGAAGATTTCGCTGCCGAGCATGGCCTGACCGTAGACCGCGAGGGCTTTGAGTCTGAAATGGCAGGACAACGGGAGCGTGCCCGGGCTGCGAGCCATAAAGGCGGCAGCATGTCGGTACAGGGCGGCGTATTGGCCGACTTTACGACTAAATCGGATTTCGTTGGATATAATGAGCTAGAAACGTCCACCAGAATTTTGGCAATCATTGTGAACGATGAGTTTGCCGGTGTATTGTCGGCGGGCGAAAGCGGCCAGGTTATTCTGGAATCCACTCCTTTTTATGCTGAAAGCGGCGGTCAGGTGAGCGATAAAGGGGTAATTCTGAGCGAGCTGGGCAGCGCCGATGTGAACGGACTGTTCAAGGCGCCGCGCGGACAGCATGTACATCAAGTCACGGTGAATTCTGGCGAACTGCGCGTAGGATCGGCCGTGACGGCCCAGGTGGACCGCAAGCTGCGCAGCGAGATTCTGAAGAACCATACCGCTACGCATCTGCTCCACAAAGCGCTAAAAGAAGTGCTCGGCGAGCATGTCAATCAGGCCGGCTCCCTGGTCGAGCCGCAGCGCCTGCGTTTTGACTTCTCGCATCTGGGCAGCATATCCCCTGAGGAGCTGGCGGAGATCGAGCGCAAGGTGAATGAGCAGATCTGGAATGCGCTGGACGTCGTGATTGAATATAAGCCGATTGACGAAGCCAAGGCGATGGGCGCTATGGCCTTGTTCGGCGAGAAGTACGGCGATATCGTCCGCGTCGTCCAGGTCGGCGATTACAGCCTTGAGCTGTGCGGCGGCTGCCACGTCAGCAATACGGCGGAAATCGGCCTGTTCAAACTGATCAGCGAGAGCGGCATCGGTTCTGGTGTACGCCGGATTGAGGCGGTGACAGGCCGCGGGGCTTACATGTACATGGATGGCCAGCTCGAGCTGCTCAAGCAATCCGCAGCGCTGCTTAAATCGAACGTCAACGAGGTGCCGAAGCGGATCGAAGCGCTGTATCAGCAGCTGAAGGAGCTTGGGCGCGAGAACGAGTCGCTTCAGGGCAAGCTGAGCGCCATCGAGGCCGGCGAGTTGACGAGCCGCATTGTCGAGGCCGGAGGAACCAAGCTGCTTGCGGCGCGGGTAGAAGCTGCAAGTATGGATATGCTAAGAACCTTGGCCGATGAGCTGAAAGTCAAAGTACCGGATGCCGTCCTTGTACTCGGCGCAGCGATGGAGGACAAAGTGAACTTTGTCGTGGCTGTACCTCAGGAACAGGTAAAGCGCGGCATTCATGCCGGCAAGCTTGTCAAGGAAGTGGCAGCCGTCTGCGGCGGGGGCGGAGGCGGTCGCCCGGATATGGCGCAAGCCGGAGGCAAGGATGTCTCCAAGCTGGAGGATGCCTTGAAGCTTGCTGAAGAGTTAGTTGCGGCTCAAGGGTAG
- a CDS encoding AI-2E family transporter: MEPFNNKLFRNGIWLLLGLVILYFLWLLRPMLTHIYGFLKAVLAPFAIAMIISYILNPVVRMLGGRKVPRTMAVLLIYAVFLTSLSVILINVIPMFIEQLEELGEHLPELTLHTQQMINRWDSSLLPGSIRMGMNNWFFQFEHRLADGISKFLDNIGTTIGVVFNAFIIPFLIFYMLKDFEAFERMILHYLPRSRRKSTVSLLKDIDGALGNYVRGQLLVCVIIGVLAYFGYMLIGMPFALLFAGVVAVCNVIPYLGPFLGAAPALVMATTISWRMVLMVALINTVCQFIESNIISPQVVGRSLNLHPMLIIFALLVGGEIAGVAGLILAVPLFAVGKVVLQHFYTYYVRRKTV, encoded by the coding sequence GTGGAACCGTTCAACAACAAATTGTTTCGCAATGGAATATGGCTGCTGCTGGGCCTGGTTATCCTTTATTTCCTATGGCTGCTCCGCCCGATGCTGACTCATATCTACGGATTTCTAAAAGCCGTACTGGCTCCTTTTGCCATTGCGATGATTATCTCTTATATTCTTAATCCCGTGGTACGGATGCTGGGCGGCCGCAAGGTGCCGAGGACGATGGCCGTGCTGCTGATTTACGCGGTGTTTCTGACCAGCCTGTCAGTGATTCTGATCAATGTCATTCCGATGTTCATTGAGCAGCTGGAGGAGCTGGGCGAACATTTGCCAGAGCTGACCCTGCATACCCAGCAAATGATCAACCGGTGGGACAGCAGTCTGCTTCCCGGCAGCATCCGGATGGGCATGAACAATTGGTTTTTTCAATTTGAGCATCGTCTGGCTGACGGAATCTCGAAATTTCTGGATAATATCGGTACGACGATCGGGGTCGTCTTCAATGCGTTCATCATCCCTTTTCTGATCTTCTATATGCTTAAGGATTTCGAGGCATTTGAAAGAATGATTCTTCATTATTTGCCGCGTTCCCGCCGCAAGTCCACCGTTTCGCTATTGAAGGATATCGACGGCGCGCTGGGCAATTATGTGCGCGGACAGCTGCTCGTATGCGTCATTATCGGGGTGCTCGCCTATTTCGGTTATATGCTGATTGGCATGCCTTTTGCGCTGCTATTTGCCGGGGTGGTTGCGGTATGCAATGTCATCCCTTATCTCGGCCCCTTTCTTGGCGCGGCGCCTGCTCTCGTTATGGCTACCACGATATCGTGGCGCATGGTGCTTATGGTTGCTTTGATCAATACGGTATGCCAGTTCATCGAGAGCAACATTATCTCCCCGCAGGTCGTCGGCAGGTCGCTGAATCTGCATCCAATGCTCATTATTTTCGCGCTGCTTGTCGGCGGGGAAATTGCCGGGGTGGCCGGCCTTATTTTGGCGGTTCCTCTATTTGCGGTGGGCAAAGTGGTTCTGCAGCATTTTTATACGTATTATGTTCGCCGAAAAACGGTCTAG
- a CDS encoding DUF1292 domain-containing protein, which produces MPEFSASHVVWTSRVKDAFGTVVELEDEEGRVSDYSIESEFDVAGSSYAVLRAEGDRNAEPEIFKIISGENGALELVTIDDDDEWENVSELYDELTFPE; this is translated from the coding sequence ATGCCGGAATTTTCCGCCAGTCATGTGGTATGGACCTCCCGCGTGAAGGATGCATTCGGTACCGTCGTAGAGCTTGAGGATGAAGAGGGACGGGTTTCCGATTATTCGATCGAGAGTGAATTCGATGTTGCAGGCAGCTCCTATGCAGTGCTTAGAGCAGAGGGCGACCGAAATGCCGAACCGGAAATATTCAAAATTATCAGCGGCGAGAACGGAGCCTTGGAGCTCGTTACGATCGATGATGATGATGAATGGGAGAACGTGTCCGAATTGTACGATGAATTAACATTTCCGGAATAG
- the mltG gene encoding endolytic transglycosylase MltG, with translation MKKVWKWLLSLLLIMLIGAGALAAYGYMEMQPVNRSEQPVQITIAPGTGTASIAKILEDQGLIKNSFMFKTYLKWNSQGSRFQAGIYEMQPGVTYDEIIQKLNSGDVVKAEMIRFTIPEGYTVRQMADKLADAGYVDKEAFLELTKEPQGIDGAVLAGVPASAVLNYRLEGYLFPETYELEKGSTETDIIARMLQETDKRIKSIPNFDQKLKARGLDFNQLMTVASLVEREVVADSERALVAGVIYNRIAKDMKLEIDATVQYLLDKPKERLLYKDLQSVDSPYNTYMYKGLPPGPIAAPSLKSIEAALEPEKSDYLFYVTKKDGSGEHLFAKTYAEHLQNIKKSKETAK, from the coding sequence TTGAAAAAGGTATGGAAGTGGCTACTTTCCTTATTGCTTATCATGCTCATAGGCGCAGGCGCGCTGGCTGCGTACGGCTATATGGAAATGCAGCCCGTGAACCGGTCGGAGCAGCCCGTCCAGATTACGATCGCACCCGGAACGGGAACGGCTTCGATTGCGAAGATTTTGGAAGATCAAGGTCTGATCAAAAACTCTTTTATGTTCAAAACTTATTTAAAGTGGAATTCGCAGGGCAGCCGCTTCCAAGCGGGCATATATGAAATGCAGCCGGGCGTGACGTATGACGAAATCATCCAAAAGCTAAACAGCGGGGACGTGGTCAAAGCCGAGATGATTCGCTTTACCATACCTGAGGGTTACACCGTCAGGCAAATGGCCGACAAGCTCGCCGATGCAGGTTATGTGGATAAAGAAGCGTTTTTGGAGCTGACCAAAGAGCCTCAGGGGATCGATGGCGCCGTTCTTGCCGGTGTTCCGGCGTCGGCGGTGCTGAATTATCGCTTGGAGGGATATTTGTTTCCGGAAACCTACGAATTGGAGAAAGGAAGCACGGAGACGGATATCATTGCCAGGATGCTGCAGGAAACGGATAAACGAATCAAGAGCATTCCTAATTTTGACCAGAAGCTGAAGGCCCGGGGACTGGATTTCAACCAGTTGATGACGGTCGCTTCCCTAGTGGAGCGCGAGGTCGTTGCGGACAGTGAGCGGGCCCTGGTGGCAGGAGTAATTTATAACCGCATCGCCAAGGATATGAAGCTGGAAATCGATGCAACGGTTCAGTACTTGCTTGATAAGCCGAAGGAACGGCTGCTGTACAAGGATTTACAGAGCGTGGACAGCCCTTACAATACCTATATGTACAAGGGGCTTCCTCCGGGGCCGATCGCGGCACCCAGCTTGAAATCGATCGAAGCCGCGCTGGAGCCGGAGAAATCGGATTATTTATTTTATGTCACCAAAAAAGACGGCAGCGGCGAGCATTTATTTGCGAAGACGTATGCGGAGCATCTGCAGAATATTAAAAAAAGCAAAGAAACAGCTAAATAA
- a CDS encoding Rrf2 family transcriptional regulator: MKISTKGRYGLTIMMELAAKFGEGPTSLKSIAEKNQLSEHYLEQLIAPLRNAGLVKSVRGAYGGYILSRAAEEITAGDIIRVLEGPISPVDFTEEDDPAKRDLWLRIRDSIAEVLDSTTLDSLINYEEAGAEQNYMFYI, from the coding sequence TTGAAGATTTCCACGAAAGGACGCTATGGCTTAACGATCATGATGGAACTCGCTGCGAAGTTCGGTGAAGGACCTACTTCCTTGAAGAGCATCGCTGAGAAAAACCAATTGTCCGAGCATTATTTGGAGCAGCTGATTGCACCGCTTAGAAACGCCGGGCTTGTAAAAAGCGTGCGCGGTGCATATGGGGGCTACATACTATCGCGCGCTGCTGAAGAGATTACAGCAGGGGATATTATCCGCGTCTTGGAAGGGCCGATTTCCCCGGTAGACTTCACGGAGGAGGATGATCCGGCCAAACGGGATTTATGGCTGCGGATCCGTGACAGCATCGCTGAGGTGCTGGACTCGACTACGCTAGATAGTCTGATCAATTATGAAGAGGCTGGCGCAGAGCAAAACTATATGTTCTATATTTAA
- the ruvX gene encoding Holliday junction resolvase RuvX, with translation MKIMGLDYGDRRIGVAVSDMFGWTAQGVEVIERRREGDEYERIAELASQHEVEEIVVGLPKNMNGSVGPRGEICKAFAEELRSRIELPVHLWDERLTTVSAQRTLIEADVSRKKRKGIVDKMAAVLILQNYLDSKSKK, from the coding sequence ATGAAAATTATGGGTCTGGACTACGGGGATCGCAGAATCGGCGTTGCGGTTAGCGATATGTTCGGATGGACCGCCCAAGGCGTGGAAGTCATTGAACGCCGGCGGGAGGGCGACGAGTACGAGCGGATTGCTGAACTGGCCAGTCAGCATGAGGTCGAGGAAATTGTCGTTGGTCTTCCGAAGAATATGAACGGATCGGTTGGTCCCCGTGGTGAAATATGCAAGGCCTTTGCAGAAGAGCTTCGCAGCAGGATCGAGCTGCCGGTTCATTTATGGGATGAGCGGCTGACCACCGTCTCGGCCCAGCGGACGCTGATTGAAGCGGATGTCAGCCGGAAGAAGCGCAAAGGAATTGTGGATAAAATGGCCGCAGTTTTGATTTTGCAAAACTATTTGGACTCTAAGAGTAAAAAGTGA
- a CDS encoding IreB family regulatory phosphoprotein, with protein MDYMDKTVKFNVKGDEQEASAQEILLTVYEALQDKEYNPINQIVGYLLSGDPAYIPRHNNARSLVRKKERDELIEELVRFYMSSHR; from the coding sequence ATGGACTACATGGATAAAACTGTAAAGTTTAATGTCAAGGGTGATGAGCAGGAGGCGTCTGCGCAGGAAATTCTTCTTACGGTATACGAAGCGTTGCAGGACAAAGAATACAATCCAATCAACCAGATTGTCGGATATCTGCTGTCAGGGGATCCGGCATATATTCCGCGCCACAACAATGCTAGAAGTCTTGTGCGCAAGAAGGAACGCGACGAATTGATCGAAGAACTGGTAAGGTTTTACATGTCCAGTCACCGTTAG
- a CDS encoding cysteine desulfurase family protein, whose translation MRKIYLDHAASTPIHPEVAEAMISVMQKHFGNASSVHSFGREAKRVVNGARDRLAAALGCKPEELVFTAGGTESDNLALFGTMHAQKSRGKHIVTTAIEHHAVLHSCQQLERDGFEVTYLPVDRTGRVHAEQVAEALRPDTFLVSVMFGNNEVGTLQPIIEIGEMIRSTGRDIVFHVDAVQALGAVPIHCNELPVDLISFSSHKINGPQGVGALYIRKQRMIEPILHGGLQEKKRRAGTENMAGIVGFAKAAEIAVSGLSERREHDLKLRSALLSNLERTVGSEHFRVNGNQEFYLPHIVNISFPEMQTETMLMNLDMEGIAVASGSACTSGSLEPSHVLEAMNLPQNLLRSAIRFSFGLGNTSEEIEYTAEKVGTILTRLRKKI comes from the coding sequence TTGAGAAAAATATATTTGGATCATGCAGCTTCGACCCCGATCCATCCGGAGGTTGCCGAAGCTATGATTTCCGTCATGCAGAAGCATTTCGGGAATGCATCGAGCGTACATTCCTTCGGAAGGGAAGCGAAGCGGGTAGTAAACGGTGCTAGGGATCGCCTGGCTGCGGCTCTCGGCTGCAAACCGGAGGAGCTGGTATTTACGGCGGGCGGCACGGAAAGCGATAATCTGGCCTTATTCGGAACAATGCATGCCCAGAAATCCCGCGGCAAGCACATTGTGACGACCGCCATTGAGCATCACGCCGTTCTGCATTCGTGCCAGCAGCTGGAGCGAGACGGCTTCGAGGTAACGTATCTTCCGGTTGATCGCACGGGGCGCGTCCATGCGGAACAGGTTGCTGAGGCGCTGCGGCCCGACACTTTTCTGGTCAGCGTGATGTTTGGCAACAATGAAGTCGGTACACTGCAGCCGATCATTGAAATCGGGGAAATGATCCGCAGCACTGGCAGGGATATCGTCTTTCATGTTGATGCGGTCCAGGCACTAGGTGCCGTTCCTATCCATTGCAATGAACTCCCAGTTGACCTCATCAGCTTTTCCTCGCATAAAATAAACGGCCCTCAAGGCGTAGGTGCGCTGTATATCCGTAAACAACGAATGATCGAGCCGATTCTGCACGGCGGCCTCCAAGAGAAGAAGAGACGGGCTGGCACAGAAAATATGGCCGGTATCGTCGGCTTTGCCAAAGCTGCGGAAATCGCTGTATCCGGATTGTCGGAAAGACGCGAGCATGATCTGAAGCTGCGGTCAGCATTGTTGTCCAATCTGGAGCGGACCGTCGGCTCGGAGCATTTTCGCGTTAACGGAAATCAGGAGTTTTATCTGCCGCATATCGTGAATATCAGCTTCCCGGAAATGCAGACGGAGACGATGCTGATGAACCTCGATATGGAAGGGATAGCGGTAGCCAGCGGCTCTGCCTGCACCTCGGGATCGCTTGAGCCGTCTCATGTGCTCGAAGCCATGAATCTTCCGCAAAATCTTTTGCGCTCGGCGATTCGATTCAGCTTTGGTTTGGGTAATACTAGTGAAGAAATAGAGTACACTGCCGAAAAAGTTGGAACCATCCTAACCCGTCTTCGTAAAAAAATATAA
- a CDS encoding PRC-barrel domain-containing protein, giving the protein MRLQDMIGLAVFEVEGGKQVGKVLDVMLNEDWTISGITLEGKTMFSTSSKVVLWEDIVAYGEDAVMIRNQQAVRKCEAENIQLTFISGNGKLKELPVLTEDGTMIGTVADVYFEQNLGNTITGIEISDGFISDLMEGRKILPLTPGITKGENAIMVPPNSEQRLEKTMNSING; this is encoded by the coding sequence ATGAGACTGCAGGATATGATAGGCTTGGCTGTCTTTGAAGTGGAGGGCGGCAAGCAGGTCGGAAAAGTCCTCGATGTAATGTTGAATGAAGATTGGACTATTTCAGGGATTACGCTGGAGGGGAAGACGATGTTCTCCACAAGCAGCAAAGTAGTGCTCTGGGAAGATATCGTCGCTTACGGCGAGGATGCCGTCATGATTCGCAATCAACAGGCTGTCCGCAAATGCGAAGCCGAGAATATACAGCTTACCTTCATTTCGGGTAACGGCAAATTGAAGGAACTTCCTGTTCTCACGGAGGACGGTACGATGATTGGAACCGTTGCGGATGTTTATTTTGAGCAGAATTTGGGAAATACAATTACTGGTATCGAAATCAGTGATGGATTCATATCCGATCTGATGGAGGGGCGCAAAATACTGCCTCTTACGCCAGGGATAACGAAAGGGGAAAATGCGATCATGGTCCCCCCGAACAGTGAGCAACGGCTGGAGAAGACCATGAATTCTATCAATGGATAG
- a CDS encoding GAF domain-containing protein, translating into MFVSEKYAGTREEQYSVVKSQLRTLLEGEPNRVANLANAAALLNQFLEQINWVGFYLYEDGELVLGPFQGLPACIRIPLGRGVCGTAAMQRTTVLVDDVEQFPGHIACDAASRSEIVVPLIKDGELLGVLDIDSPITSRFDELDREQLEQFVEELVRHL; encoded by the coding sequence ATGTTCGTATCCGAAAAATATGCTGGAACCCGTGAAGAGCAGTATTCCGTCGTCAAGTCGCAGCTGCGGACGCTGCTGGAAGGAGAGCCTAACCGAGTAGCCAATCTCGCTAATGCGGCGGCGCTGCTGAATCAATTTCTGGAGCAAATCAACTGGGTTGGCTTTTACTTGTATGAAGATGGCGAACTCGTATTGGGTCCGTTTCAAGGGCTGCCGGCCTGCATCCGGATTCCGCTGGGCAGGGGGGTATGCGGAACAGCGGCCATGCAGCGCACAACTGTGCTGGTGGATGATGTCGAACAGTTTCCCGGCCATATTGCCTGCGATGCCGCTTCCCGTTCGGAAATTGTCGTACCGCTAATCAAGGACGGCGAGCTGCTTGGCGTCCTGGATATCGACAGCCCGATTACCAGCCGGTTTGATGAGCTGGACCGCGAGCAGCTGGAGCAATTTGTGGAAGAACTTGTGCGCCATCTGTAA
- a CDS encoding DUF1292 domain-containing protein: protein MSNDRIGNEEEPEIIYIPDDEGNEEEFEVIMKFEVDGSDAKYMMVVPVESDEDQEAEEVYAFRYEEDGDDLKLYTIESDEEWEIVEETFNTLIDEFDGEDQD, encoded by the coding sequence ATGTCTAATGATCGTATCGGCAATGAAGAAGAACCGGAGATTATTTACATCCCTGACGACGAGGGCAATGAGGAAGAGTTTGAAGTCATCATGAAGTTCGAGGTTGACGGTTCGGATGCAAAGTATATGATGGTCGTTCCTGTGGAATCCGATGAGGATCAAGAGGCCGAAGAGGTATACGCATTTCGTTACGAGGAAGACGGCGATGACCTGAAGCTGTATACGATTGAAAGCGACGAGGAATGGGAAATCGTCGAGGAAACGTTCAATACGCTGATCGATGAATTCGACGGGGAGGATCAGGATTAA
- the mnmA gene encoding tRNA 2-thiouridine(34) synthase MnmA, producing MSGSNSETRIVVGMSGGVDSSVTALLLKQQGYDVIGIFMKNWDDTDEFGRCTAEEDAEDVRRVCEQIDIPYYTVNFEKEYYDKVFAYFLEEYKRGRTPNPDVMCNREIKFGEFLNKAMDLGADYVATGHYARVVQEHDGQYKLLRGVDSNKDQTYFLNALNQAQLAKAMFPIGHLPKPEVRRIAEEAGLYTAKKKDSTGVCFIGERNFREFLSQYLPAQSGDMVDIVTGEVKGRHDGLMYYTLGQRQGLGIGGSGSGEPWFVAEKDLQNNILYVVQGDKHPSLYSTGLVASGVNWIAGADKLPDKPFKCVAKFRYRQQDQGVTLIPREDGTMFVAFDQPQKAITPGQAVVFYDGDECLGGGTIEAAEKMPVPESGASLS from the coding sequence ATGTCTGGATCAAACAGCGAAACAAGAATTGTCGTCGGCATGTCCGGAGGCGTCGATTCCTCGGTAACGGCGCTGCTGCTCAAGCAGCAAGGATATGATGTTATCGGCATTTTCATGAAAAACTGGGATGATACCGATGAGTTCGGCCGCTGTACGGCGGAGGAGGACGCCGAGGACGTACGGCGCGTCTGCGAGCAAATCGATATCCCTTACTATACCGTCAATTTCGAGAAGGAATACTATGATAAAGTATTTGCCTATTTTCTCGAAGAATATAAGCGCGGCCGCACGCCAAATCCGGATGTGATGTGCAACCGCGAGATCAAATTCGGGGAGTTCCTGAATAAGGCCATGGATTTGGGCGCCGATTACGTAGCCACAGGACACTACGCCCGTGTTGTGCAAGAACATGACGGCCAATATAAATTGCTGCGCGGCGTAGACAGCAACAAGGACCAAACCTATTTCCTTAATGCGCTGAATCAAGCGCAATTGGCCAAAGCGATGTTCCCCATCGGACATCTGCCCAAACCGGAGGTGCGCCGCATTGCTGAGGAGGCGGGACTCTATACTGCCAAGAAAAAAGACAGCACAGGAGTCTGCTTCATCGGCGAACGCAATTTCCGCGAATTCCTAAGCCAGTACCTGCCCGCCCAATCCGGAGATATGGTTGACATTGTAACGGGTGAAGTCAAAGGCCGGCATGACGGCCTCATGTATTACACGCTGGGGCAGCGCCAAGGCCTTGGCATCGGCGGATCGGGCAGCGGCGAGCCTTGGTTCGTGGCAGAAAAGGATTTGCAGAACAACATCCTTTACGTCGTGCAAGGGGACAAGCACCCAAGCCTGTATTCGACCGGTCTGGTTGCCTCGGGCGTAAACTGGATCGCAGGCGCGGACAAGCTGCCGGACAAGCCGTTCAAATGCGTGGCCAAGTTCCGGTACCGCCAGCAGGATCAAGGAGTAACTTTGATTCCGCGGGAAGACGGAACGATGTTTGTTGCCTTTGATCAGCCGCAAAAGGCGATTACCCCAGGCCAGGCGGTCGTCTTCTATGACGGCGACGAATGCTTGGGCGGCGGCACGATCGAAGCAGCCGAGAAGATGCCTGTTCCTGAGTCGGGAGCCTCCCTAAGCTAG